The following proteins are encoded in a genomic region of Desulfuromonadaceae bacterium:
- a CDS encoding chemotaxis protein CheB, with the protein MALADQRRYQLIVVGVSAGGLEALKHLLGALPANFPLPIVIVQHLRPDSGSTLAPCLQNSCTIPLKEAEEGERPLPGMIYLAPANYHLLVERDGTLALTVDPPVRYARPSIDVLFDSASDALGRALIGVILTGANDDGSAGLQRIRAGGGTTIVQDPADAEVPQMPLNALQAGGIDYVLQLARIPEVLCTLATTGGRQ; encoded by the coding sequence ATCGCCTTGGCTGACCAACGTCGCTATCAGCTCATTGTTGTCGGCGTCTCTGCGGGGGGGCTGGAAGCGCTCAAACATCTGCTCGGGGCCCTCCCCGCCAACTTTCCGTTGCCGATAGTGATCGTCCAGCACCTGCGACCGGACAGCGGCAGCACGTTGGCTCCCTGTTTGCAGAACTCCTGCACCATCCCTCTCAAGGAAGCTGAAGAAGGCGAAAGACCGCTGCCGGGGATGATCTATCTGGCCCCGGCGAATTATCATCTTCTGGTCGAACGTGACGGCACGCTGGCCTTGACGGTCGACCCGCCGGTGCGCTATGCGCGACCATCGATTGATGTGCTCTTCGATTCCGCAAGTGATGCTTTGGGCCGTGCGCTGATCGGCGTGATCCTCACCGGTGCCAACGACGACGGCAGCGCCGGATTACAACGCATCCGGGCCGGAGGCGGAACCACCATTGTTCAGGATCCCGCCGATGCCGAGGTACCGCAGATGCCGCTCAACGCCTTGCAGGCTGGTGGCATCGATTATGTGCTGCAGCTGGCGCGGATTCCCGAGGTACTTTGCACTCTGGCCACCACCGGAGGTCGCCAATGA